A part of Myxococcus landrumus genomic DNA contains:
- a CDS encoding iron-containing alcohol dehydrogenase produces MKPFDIPTEPRVIEMAWPTRIVLGAGALQRLPAQTQRLKMKRPLLVTDAGVVKAGLASRVLEVMKTAGIDCAVFDGVEPNPTEKDVFAGLEVYRRNDCDGLIALGGGSALDAGKLVQLLSTHEPPLSRYDDAKGGDQFVRDDVPPLVAIPTTAGTGSEVGRSGVVTLEDTGRKTVIFSPHLLPRAAIVDPELTLGLPPGVTAATGMDAFTHCLEAYVASGFHPLADAVAIDGIQRVARSLMTAVREGTNLAARTDMMVAAMEGAMAFQKGLGACHSLAHALTPISGVHHGLANAVVLPVVMEFNRATSTARLARVAVAMGDSSNAREEVLASNAIDRVRKLNAAIGIPARLRDVGVREEDLPKIADKAFQDACHQCNPRKVTEADLLALAREAW; encoded by the coding sequence ATGAAGCCGTTCGACATCCCCACCGAGCCCCGTGTCATCGAGATGGCCTGGCCCACCCGCATCGTCCTGGGCGCGGGAGCCCTCCAGCGGCTGCCCGCGCAGACGCAGCGCTTGAAGATGAAGCGACCCCTGCTGGTGACGGACGCGGGGGTGGTGAAGGCGGGGCTCGCCTCGCGGGTGCTGGAGGTGATGAAGACGGCGGGCATCGACTGCGCTGTCTTCGATGGCGTGGAACCCAACCCCACGGAGAAGGATGTCTTCGCGGGGCTGGAGGTCTATCGCCGCAATGACTGTGACGGCCTCATCGCGCTCGGCGGAGGCAGTGCGCTGGATGCGGGCAAGCTGGTGCAACTGCTCTCCACCCACGAGCCGCCGCTGAGTCGCTACGACGACGCGAAGGGCGGAGACCAGTTCGTCCGGGACGATGTGCCCCCGCTCGTCGCCATCCCCACCACGGCGGGGACGGGCTCGGAGGTGGGCCGCTCCGGCGTGGTGACGCTGGAGGACACGGGGCGCAAGACGGTGATTTTCAGTCCGCACCTGTTGCCTCGCGCCGCCATCGTCGACCCCGAGCTCACGCTGGGACTGCCCCCAGGCGTCACCGCCGCCACGGGCATGGATGCCTTCACGCATTGCCTGGAGGCGTACGTGGCCAGTGGCTTCCATCCGCTGGCGGACGCGGTGGCCATCGACGGCATCCAGCGCGTGGCCCGCTCGCTGATGACGGCCGTGCGCGAGGGGACGAACCTCGCGGCGCGCACCGACATGATGGTGGCCGCGATGGAGGGCGCCATGGCCTTCCAGAAGGGACTGGGCGCGTGTCACTCGCTGGCCCATGCGCTGACGCCCATCTCCGGCGTCCACCATGGGCTCGCGAATGCCGTCGTGTTGCCGGTGGTGATGGAGTTCAACCGGGCCACCAGCACCGCGCGCCTGGCGCGTGTGGCGGTGGCGATGGGGGATTCCTCCAACGCTCGGGAAGAGGTGCTCGCGAGCAACGCCATCGACCGGGTGCGCAAGCTCAACGCGGCCATCGGCATTCCCGCGCGGCTTCGCGACGTGGGCGTCCGCGAGGAGGACTTGCCGAAAATCGCCGACAAGGCCTTCCAGGACGCATGCCATCAGTGCAACCCGCGGAAGGTGACGGAAGCGGACCTGCTGGCCCTCGCCCGAGAGGCCTGGTGA
- a CDS encoding macrolide family glycosyltransferase has translation MRRRAHIAMVSIPAHGHVNPSLEVIRELVARGHRVTYANDPSFADAIARTGAELVPYPSTLPREGVPGRDWPEDTLGQLSVFLDDAMAQLPRLRAAYEKDRPDLFLYDIAGFVARILAENWGLPAVHLSPTYVAWEGYTEEMAGVMESLRAAPGGADYYRRFTQWLKDCGVAETDSTLFVGLPTRSLVLIPRAMQPHADRVDPKRYTFVGPCIDEQRASQGTWSRPAHAKKVLLISLGSTFTNQPAFYRQCMAAFGALEDWHVVLNIGRHLEPSALGALPSNFEVHAWLPQLSVLQQSDVFITHAGMGSAQEGLWCGKPMLAVPQATDQFSNADRIVELGVGLRLDTAQATAVSLRAAFERLIREPHFMKQAAMLQRELREEGGARRAADLIEQALPRLD, from the coding sequence ATGCGACGCCGCGCCCACATCGCCATGGTGAGCATCCCGGCGCATGGCCACGTGAACCCGAGCCTGGAGGTCATCCGCGAGCTGGTGGCCCGAGGCCATCGCGTCACCTACGCCAATGACCCATCCTTCGCGGACGCCATCGCACGCACCGGAGCGGAGCTGGTGCCCTACCCCTCGACGTTGCCGCGAGAGGGCGTGCCGGGACGGGACTGGCCGGAGGACACCCTCGGGCAGCTCTCGGTGTTCCTCGACGATGCGATGGCCCAGTTGCCCAGGCTCCGCGCCGCGTACGAGAAGGACCGGCCGGACCTCTTCCTCTACGACATCGCGGGCTTCGTCGCGCGCATCCTCGCGGAGAACTGGGGGCTCCCCGCCGTGCACCTCTCGCCCACCTATGTCGCGTGGGAGGGCTACACGGAGGAGATGGCGGGAGTGATGGAGTCGCTGCGCGCGGCCCCGGGTGGCGCCGACTACTACCGCCGCTTCACGCAGTGGCTGAAGGACTGCGGCGTGGCGGAGACGGACTCCACGCTCTTCGTGGGCCTGCCCACGCGCTCGCTCGTCCTCATTCCCCGCGCGATGCAGCCTCACGCCGACCGGGTGGACCCCAAGCGCTACACCTTCGTGGGGCCGTGCATCGACGAGCAACGGGCGTCACAGGGAACCTGGAGCCGCCCCGCGCACGCGAAGAAGGTGCTGCTCATCTCCCTGGGCTCCACCTTCACGAACCAGCCCGCGTTCTATCGCCAGTGCATGGCCGCGTTCGGAGCGCTGGAGGACTGGCATGTGGTGCTCAACATCGGCCGGCACCTCGAGCCCTCCGCGCTGGGAGCACTTCCCTCCAACTTCGAGGTGCATGCATGGCTGCCACAGCTGTCGGTGCTCCAGCAGTCCGACGTCTTCATCACCCACGCGGGCATGGGCAGCGCGCAGGAGGGCTTGTGGTGCGGCAAGCCGATGCTCGCCGTGCCCCAGGCCACCGACCAGTTCAGCAACGCGGACCGCATCGTCGAGCTGGGGGTGGGCCTGAGGCTCGACACCGCCCAGGCCACCGCGGTGTCATTGCGCGCTGCGTTCGAACGCCTCATCCGTGAGCCACACTTCATGAAGCAAGCAGCAATGCTCCAACGTGAGCTGCGCGAGGAAGGCGGCGCGAGGCGAGCGGCGGACCTCATCGAACAGGCCCTTCCGCGCCTCGACTGA
- a CDS encoding TetR/AcrR family transcriptional regulator has protein sequence MSEGKTPDAGRRSERSHQAILKAVVELVGEMGYGRLTIEAIAARAGVGKQTIYRWWPNKGLLVLDAFAALMGDTAPLPDTGDVVADMKLVLRATAAELCSPRFEVPSRALTAESQLDPALAKQFVDTLLRPSLEVTKERLRVAQRAGQVAAGVDLDVAVELLVGPLFHRWLLRTAPLTPEYADTVAEYALAALRPPRTSGSAG, from the coding sequence ATGAGTGAAGGCAAGACACCGGACGCGGGTCGGCGCAGTGAGCGCTCGCACCAGGCCATCCTGAAGGCGGTGGTGGAGCTGGTCGGGGAGATGGGCTACGGGCGGCTGACCATCGAGGCCATCGCCGCGCGAGCGGGCGTGGGCAAGCAGACCATCTATCGCTGGTGGCCGAACAAGGGCTTGCTGGTGCTGGATGCCTTCGCCGCGTTGATGGGAGACACCGCGCCCCTGCCGGACACGGGCGACGTGGTGGCGGACATGAAGCTGGTGCTTCGAGCCACGGCCGCCGAACTCTGCTCGCCCCGCTTCGAGGTGCCTTCGCGCGCGCTCACCGCCGAGTCGCAGCTGGACCCGGCCCTGGCGAAGCAGTTCGTGGACACGCTGCTGCGGCCGAGCCTGGAGGTGACGAAGGAGCGCCTGCGCGTGGCGCAGCGCGCGGGGCAGGTGGCGGCTGGGGTGGACCTGGATGTCGCGGTGGAGCTGCTGGTCGGTCCGCTCTTCCACCGCTGGCTGCTGCGCACCGCGCCGCTCACGCCGGAGTACGCGGACACGGTGGCGGAGTACGCGCTGGCGGCCCTGCGCCCCCCAAGGACTTCGGGGAGCGCGGGCTGA
- a CDS encoding ArnT family glycosyltransferase, translated as MTGRPATREEKYTAWALWTLAFVALWLTESAVGYTRDESVYFAAAESYSGWFRQLFHSPARALTDAAIVRAWDYNHEHPALMKTLFGLSHLLFHDTLGWMRSATAFRLPAFAMAALVPALSFLLGSALYGRTAGLFAALAFMLVPRQYFNSELACFDLAVAALWLLVVYCFWRALEDTRWGIACGVAFGLALAAKHNALFLPFVLTPFALWRAWSASEGEPETRSWLLRFVGVFASVAVLYGLLVLSLGGGEGFQRKFFLLSPHSLLFVSLAAGGAWTLKGLEKVNARVTRALVPIAAMAVLGPVIFYLHWPYLWHQPVDRTAWYLAFHAKHNHYAWFYLGTLLREPPFPLAYVLVKTALTVPTSLFVPMVTGFAALAARVLMGQFEKTRAWVAPVTMAEALVGVNAMASILVISHPQVPHFGGVKHWFPSMVFLGLLAGQAVSRGCAALVERLRARWPSLPGLAVSVPVFAVLLAPALVYSARVFPYGTAAYSELAGGLPGAATMGMQRQFWSSHVTGVLPWINEHAKPGARLFLHEVHGGSFRDYQHNGMLRPDLRAVGSPFDADIVAYQYHQEFREFEFNTWQAFGTRTPTMGLYLDETPQVVVYVRPESR; from the coding sequence ATGACGGGCAGGCCCGCCACTCGCGAGGAGAAGTACACGGCGTGGGCGCTGTGGACGCTGGCCTTCGTGGCGCTGTGGCTGACGGAGTCCGCGGTGGGCTACACGCGCGACGAGAGCGTCTACTTCGCCGCGGCGGAGAGCTACTCGGGCTGGTTCCGGCAGCTCTTCCACTCACCAGCGAGAGCGCTGACGGACGCGGCCATCGTCCGCGCGTGGGACTACAACCACGAGCACCCCGCGTTGATGAAGACGCTGTTCGGACTGAGCCACCTGCTCTTCCACGACACGCTGGGATGGATGCGCTCGGCCACGGCATTCCGGCTGCCGGCCTTCGCCATGGCGGCGCTGGTGCCCGCGCTGAGCTTCCTGCTGGGCAGCGCGCTGTATGGCCGCACCGCGGGACTGTTCGCCGCGCTCGCCTTCATGCTGGTGCCGCGTCAGTACTTCAATTCGGAGCTGGCGTGCTTCGACCTGGCCGTGGCGGCGCTGTGGCTGCTCGTCGTGTATTGCTTCTGGCGCGCGCTGGAGGACACGCGGTGGGGCATCGCGTGTGGTGTGGCCTTTGGATTGGCGCTGGCCGCCAAGCACAACGCCTTGTTCCTGCCCTTCGTGCTGACGCCCTTCGCGCTGTGGCGCGCGTGGTCGGCGAGCGAAGGTGAGCCCGAGACACGGTCGTGGCTGCTGCGCTTCGTGGGCGTGTTCGCCTCGGTGGCGGTGCTCTACGGCTTGCTGGTGCTGTCCCTGGGCGGAGGCGAGGGCTTCCAGCGGAAGTTCTTCCTGCTCAGCCCCCACTCGTTGCTCTTCGTGAGTCTGGCCGCGGGCGGAGCGTGGACGCTCAAGGGACTGGAGAAGGTCAACGCGCGGGTGACACGCGCGCTGGTCCCCATCGCGGCCATGGCGGTGCTCGGACCGGTCATCTTCTATCTGCACTGGCCCTATCTCTGGCACCAGCCGGTGGACCGCACGGCCTGGTACCTGGCCTTCCACGCGAAGCACAATCACTACGCCTGGTTCTATCTGGGCACGCTGCTTCGCGAGCCGCCCTTCCCCTTGGCCTATGTGCTGGTGAAGACCGCGCTCACCGTGCCGACCAGCCTCTTCGTGCCGATGGTGACGGGCTTCGCCGCGCTGGCGGCTCGGGTGCTGATGGGCCAGTTCGAGAAGACCCGCGCGTGGGTGGCTCCGGTGACGATGGCCGAGGCCCTGGTGGGCGTGAACGCGATGGCGTCCATCCTCGTCATCAGCCATCCGCAGGTGCCGCACTTCGGCGGCGTGAAGCATTGGTTCCCGTCCATGGTGTTCCTGGGCCTGCTCGCGGGCCAGGCGGTGTCCCGAGGCTGCGCGGCCTTGGTGGAGCGGCTGCGCGCTCGCTGGCCCTCATTGCCGGGCTTGGCGGTGTCCGTGCCCGTGTTCGCGGTGCTGCTGGCGCCCGCGCTGGTGTACTCGGCGCGCGTGTTCCCTTACGGCACAGCGGCGTACTCGGAGCTCGCGGGCGGACTGCCGGGCGCGGCGACGATGGGGATGCAGCGGCAGTTCTGGTCCAGCCACGTCACGGGCGTGCTCCCGTGGATCAACGAGCACGCGAAGCCGGGCGCGCGGTTGTTCCTGCATGAGGTGCACGGCGGCTCGTTCCGCGACTACCAACACAACGGCATGCTGCGTCCGGACCTGCGCGCGGTGGGCAGTCCCTTCGACGCGGACATCGTCGCGTACCAGTACCACCAGGAGTTTCGAGAGTTCGAGTTCAACACCTGGCAGGCGTTCGGCACGCGCACGCCCACCATGGGCCTGTACCTGGACGAGACGCCGCAAGTCGTCGTCTACGTCCGGCCTGAGTCACGGTAA
- a CDS encoding CarD family transcriptional regulator, with protein sequence MPEGSASLTQLAVDDRVVYPNQGVCRVTAIDTKEVAGQKLVFVTMRREEDGAVVMVPQAKVAAIGVRKVAGPEDVKSVFSFLRADGDKADLDWKQRARTNLDRMTQGGILGLAEVVKDLQVLSELRPLPTKERELYDNARHLLVSEVAAALGTAEVNAEDAIDIVLFPPGRERPKRTAAEFARGDEDDLGLEGDLLGLDGDLDLPSDEEPQSESSDEESSSEEEGEEGEEKSDEESTPKKRGRPPKEKPAAEEGAEPAAPKKRGRPPKPKPEAPPPGAEAPAPKKRGRPPKPKPPEVAGAEPAAPKKRGRPPKAKPAEGGED encoded by the coding sequence ATGCCTGAAGGGTCCGCGTCACTCACACAACTCGCGGTCGACGACCGGGTCGTCTATCCGAATCAGGGTGTCTGCCGCGTCACCGCCATCGACACGAAGGAAGTGGCGGGACAGAAGCTCGTCTTCGTCACCATGCGTCGCGAGGAGGATGGCGCCGTTGTCATGGTGCCCCAGGCCAAGGTCGCGGCCATTGGTGTGCGAAAGGTGGCTGGCCCCGAGGACGTGAAGAGCGTCTTCTCATTCCTTCGCGCGGACGGGGACAAGGCAGACCTCGACTGGAAGCAGCGTGCCCGCACCAACCTGGACCGCATGACGCAGGGCGGAATCCTGGGTCTGGCCGAGGTGGTGAAGGACCTCCAGGTCCTCAGCGAGCTGCGTCCGCTGCCCACCAAGGAGCGCGAGCTGTACGACAATGCCCGGCACCTGCTGGTGTCGGAGGTCGCCGCCGCGCTCGGCACCGCCGAGGTCAACGCCGAGGACGCCATCGACATCGTCCTCTTCCCGCCCGGCCGCGAGCGCCCCAAGCGCACCGCCGCCGAGTTCGCGCGAGGAGACGAGGACGACCTGGGTCTGGAGGGCGACCTCCTGGGCCTCGACGGAGACCTGGACCTGCCCTCGGACGAGGAGCCGCAGTCGGAGTCCTCCGACGAGGAGAGCTCCTCCGAGGAAGAGGGCGAGGAAGGCGAGGAGAAGTCCGACGAGGAGTCCACGCCGAAGAAGCGCGGCCGTCCTCCCAAGGAGAAGCCCGCCGCCGAGGAAGGCGCGGAGCCCGCCGCGCCCAAGAAGCGCGGCCGTCCTCCGAAGCCCAAGCCGGAGGCACCTCCGCCCGGTGCGGAGGCTCCCGCCCCCAAGAAGCGTGGCCGTCCTCCCAAGCCCAAGCCGCCCGAGGTGGCTGGCGCCGAACCCGCCGCGCCCAAGAAGCGCGGCCGTCCTCCCAAGGCGAAGCCCGCCGAGGGGGGAGAGGACTGA
- a CDS encoding serine/threonine-protein kinase, protein MEHPPEGLDFGRYTLLERIATGGMAEIFRARMTAMAGVTKPVVIKKILPGFADKSAFVSMFVNEARIAAGLSHGNIAQVFDFGEVAGQYFIAMEWVDGHPLSRVLRRAREKGHYTLPQPLALLMTAEVLKGLAYAHTRLDDRGRPLHIIHRDVSPQNVLLSFEGQVKLVDFGIARARLAGGLMSDEPDGMGKYAYFAPEQARGRELDARADIFAAGTLLYETLCGRRPFEGDAADVMRKIALGDFPRPRELSPDIPSALERILLTALAVEREQRYASAELFAESLTRYLNTTTPDISPSALAHFMGYLFEAELVADGRPVLLPREFLSQLARWTRTSSERRVFHAPVPDGSRGDRITEPVPAPDAHRIDALSDVLSSPGAETASSSRGHKERTTQPIPAVPDSDTAAEAPRTDVESSPEQQPRSTSLTEAAPPTPSAPSLSRSTLSTEGALPTALSASHPHSPPPTGEPPLTASEPSRPSPFLSPPTGVPPPAAHPSTGLPSPTALVPPPPDLAPTQAPPSRLGFRLAALGAPVLAALGAVLVVMVLGRNGTFSVELSSSPPGASIRVDGRPLDSVTPALLTHLPADGEHLLEIQIPGMVPWSQVVRAERGSTLAVHARLRPRINTSSASGTASAKAANTPPLQDTNWAPGGFRISAVSHSFRVPVSSAARVPLDPARTYLVHTEGRMSLGGPMSVEHAGYFLEGDKNLPAHESFGVLGPEEQLIRHASSLFVFVLDAHREDNRGGLQVHLRELGGPSYPPFRLDARHHAVKLARSDRFVVHALDPGTTYDVVLRYTAEPARTRGLGGGPVGRVLGLVGTDPGPEGSPSGLALLEVGQPSRLRGASWLQLSFPDDHLADNTGTLLVDIVPVVRPSEAGMPAAGHRHGRPTP, encoded by the coding sequence GTGGAGCACCCGCCCGAAGGGCTCGATTTCGGCAGGTACACGTTGCTCGAGCGCATCGCGACGGGCGGCATGGCGGAGATATTCCGCGCACGTATGACCGCCATGGCAGGCGTCACCAAGCCGGTGGTCATCAAGAAAATCCTCCCGGGTTTCGCGGACAAGAGTGCCTTCGTCTCGATGTTCGTCAACGAGGCGCGCATCGCCGCGGGCCTGAGTCACGGCAACATCGCCCAGGTCTTCGACTTCGGTGAAGTGGCGGGCCAGTACTTCATCGCCATGGAGTGGGTGGACGGGCACCCGCTGTCGCGCGTGCTGCGACGAGCTCGCGAGAAGGGCCACTACACCCTGCCGCAGCCGCTGGCCCTGCTGATGACGGCCGAGGTGCTCAAGGGGCTGGCCTATGCCCACACACGCCTGGATGACCGGGGCCGGCCCCTGCACATCATCCACCGCGACGTCAGTCCGCAGAACGTGCTGCTCAGCTTCGAGGGACAGGTGAAGCTGGTGGACTTCGGCATCGCTCGGGCTCGGCTGGCGGGCGGGCTCATGTCCGATGAGCCCGATGGAATGGGCAAGTACGCGTACTTCGCGCCGGAGCAGGCCCGGGGACGGGAGCTGGATGCTCGCGCCGATATCTTCGCGGCGGGCACGCTCTTGTACGAGACGCTGTGCGGACGCCGGCCCTTCGAGGGGGATGCCGCGGATGTGATGCGGAAGATTGCCCTGGGGGACTTCCCGCGTCCTCGGGAGCTGTCGCCGGACATTCCCTCGGCGCTCGAGCGCATCCTCCTCACCGCGCTCGCCGTGGAGCGCGAGCAGCGCTACGCCTCCGCGGAGTTGTTCGCGGAGTCCCTCACCCGGTACCTGAACACCACCACGCCGGACATCTCGCCCAGCGCGCTGGCCCACTTCATGGGCTACCTGTTCGAGGCGGAGCTCGTCGCGGACGGGCGGCCCGTGTTGCTGCCTCGGGAGTTCCTCTCGCAGTTGGCCCGATGGACGCGCACATCCTCGGAGCGCCGAGTCTTCCATGCGCCCGTGCCCGACGGTTCGCGCGGGGACCGCATCACCGAGCCTGTCCCCGCACCGGACGCGCATCGCATCGACGCCTTGAGCGATGTGCTCTCGTCACCCGGCGCGGAGACCGCGTCCAGCAGCAGGGGACACAAGGAGCGCACCACTCAGCCCATCCCCGCCGTGCCCGATTCGGACACAGCCGCCGAGGCTCCGCGGACAGACGTTGAGTCATCGCCGGAGCAACAACCGCGCTCGACGTCGCTGACAGAAGCAGCGCCTCCGACGCCCTCCGCGCCATCACTTTCGCGCTCGACGCTGTCGACGGAGGGAGCGCTCCCCACGGCTCTCTCTGCGTCGCATCCGCACTCGCCGCCACCCACGGGCGAGCCCCCGCTGACGGCCTCCGAGCCATCGCGCCCCTCCCCGTTCCTGAGTCCTCCCACGGGAGTGCCTCCGCCAGCCGCTCATCCCTCCACGGGACTGCCTTCACCAACAGCCCTCGTCCCGCCCCCGCCGGACCTGGCTCCAACACAAGCACCACCGTCCCGCCTGGGCTTCCGGCTCGCGGCCCTGGGCGCACCCGTCCTCGCGGCCCTCGGCGCGGTCCTCGTCGTGATGGTCCTCGGCCGCAACGGCACCTTCTCCGTGGAGCTCAGCTCCTCACCTCCGGGCGCATCCATCCGCGTCGATGGGCGCCCGCTCGACTCCGTCACGCCCGCCCTCCTCACGCACCTGCCCGCCGACGGTGAGCACCTGCTCGAAATCCAGATTCCCGGCATGGTCCCGTGGAGTCAGGTGGTCCGCGCCGAACGAGGCTCGACCCTCGCCGTCCACGCGCGGCTTCGTCCACGAATCAACACCTCCTCCGCATCGGGAACCGCGTCCGCCAAGGCCGCGAACACCCCACCCCTCCAGGACACGAACTGGGCCCCGGGCGGCTTCCGCATCTCCGCCGTGAGCCACTCCTTCCGCGTCCCGGTGTCCTCCGCCGCGCGCGTCCCACTCGACCCGGCTCGGACCTACCTGGTTCACACCGAGGGACGGATGTCGCTCGGCGGCCCCATGTCCGTGGAGCACGCGGGCTACTTCCTCGAAGGCGACAAGAACCTGCCCGCCCACGAGTCCTTCGGCGTCCTCGGCCCCGAGGAGCAGCTCATCCGCCACGCCTCCAGCCTGTTCGTCTTCGTCCTCGACGCCCACCGCGAGGACAACCGGGGAGGTCTCCAGGTCCACCTGCGGGAGCTCGGCGGCCCCAGCTACCCGCCGTTCCGCCTGGACGCGCGCCACCACGCCGTGAAGCTCGCGCGCTCGGACCGCTTCGTCGTCCACGCCCTGGACCCGGGCACCACCTACGACGTCGTGCTGCGCTACACCGCCGAGCCCGCCCGAACCCGAGGCCTGGGCGGCGGCCCCGTGGGGCGAGTGCTCGGCCTGGTGGGAACGGACCCGGGCCCCGAAGGCTCGCCCAGCGGCCTGGCGCTCCTGGAAGTGGGCCAGCCCTCCCGGCTCCGCGGCGCGTCGTGGCTCCAGCTCTCCTTCCCGGACGACCATCTGGCCGACAACACCGGCACCCTCCTCGTGGACATCGTCCCCGTCGTCCGCCCCTCCGAAGCGGGGATGCCGGCGGCGGGGCACCGGCACGGCCGCCCGACCCCGTGA
- a CDS encoding phosphatase domain-containing protein has translation MLKQAPAESSTALSRNLRRLAAPNWEGAQVTVRFQDVTSVVTSRDDGGFEVNLIPPEGQRFKVGTSEAQASVEGASTSARVEVLPESTPLLVVSDFDDTVALTHVTKPTKLVQTALLKDSDSQQVVLGMAGFYGCLRGASPAAFALVSGSPIQYLPRVQGFLERHAFPSGFGVYLRDLGPGSLSGYKQPTIRRLLMQFSLPVVLVGDSGEKDPEVYAQIREEFPGRVKAIYIRDAGRSEDAKRFPGMVLFKDAKEAADHAVGLGLADAACVTSAFAKPPAATPPASAGKTTP, from the coding sequence GTGTTGAAGCAAGCGCCCGCGGAGAGCAGCACGGCGCTGTCGAGGAATCTGCGACGCCTGGCTGCTCCCAACTGGGAGGGGGCGCAGGTGACGGTGCGCTTCCAGGACGTCACCTCGGTTGTCACGAGCCGGGACGATGGGGGCTTCGAGGTGAACCTGATTCCGCCCGAAGGTCAGCGCTTCAAGGTGGGCACCTCGGAAGCACAGGCGTCGGTGGAGGGCGCCAGCACCTCGGCTCGAGTGGAGGTGTTGCCGGAGTCGACGCCGCTGCTCGTGGTCTCCGACTTCGACGACACGGTCGCGCTGACGCACGTGACGAAGCCGACGAAGCTGGTGCAGACGGCGCTGCTCAAGGACTCCGACTCGCAGCAGGTCGTGTTGGGGATGGCCGGGTTCTACGGCTGTTTGCGCGGTGCTTCTCCGGCCGCGTTCGCGCTGGTGAGTGGCTCCCCCATCCAATATCTGCCGCGCGTGCAAGGGTTCCTGGAGCGCCACGCCTTTCCCTCGGGCTTCGGCGTGTACCTGCGGGACCTGGGCCCTGGGTCGCTGTCCGGTTACAAGCAGCCCACCATCCGCCGGCTGCTGATGCAGTTCTCGCTGCCCGTGGTGTTGGTGGGGGACTCGGGAGAGAAGGACCCGGAGGTGTACGCGCAGATTCGCGAGGAGTTCCCAGGCCGGGTGAAGGCCATCTACATCCGCGACGCGGGGCGCTCGGAGGATGCGAAGCGCTTCCCGGGCATGGTGCTGTTCAAGGACGCGAAGGAGGCGGCGGACCACGCGGTGGGGCTCGGGCTGGCGGATGCGGCGTGTGTGACGAGCGCCTTCGCGAAGCCTCCCGCCGCGACACCTCCGGCCAGCGCGGGGAAGACGACTCCGTGA